The proteins below are encoded in one region of Methanofollis aquaemaris:
- a CDS encoding malate dehydrogenase, with translation MAKVTIIGATGRLGSFASHPIAGIPRVDEVLLMGRPGRENLLAGLAHDLTDSCAARGIWTEISSSTREEDCADSDIIVITAGAPRHEGQDRIDLALANARIIRPIAESVGRHAPNAIVMMVTNPVDVMTAVALRYSGMEPKQVFGLGTHLDSMRLKALIADYFHVHVSEVHTRIIGEHGESMVPLWSATTIGGIRISNLPAFSGLPMDEMMQRVKSSGSFIIKNNGATIYGPGDAIATLVETILGNENRILTVSSYIKSEVHNVGDACIGVPARVNRRGVFPVPIRIEESELDAFRSSVGKIRAITGEILEKLE, from the coding sequence ATGGCAAAAGTCACGATCATCGGAGCCACCGGGAGACTGGGCTCTTTTGCATCCCATCCCATCGCCGGGATCCCGCGTGTGGACGAGGTTCTCCTTATGGGAAGACCGGGCAGAGAAAACCTGCTTGCCGGACTTGCTCACGACCTCACCGACTCGTGTGCTGCCAGAGGGATCTGGACTGAAATCTCTTCAAGCACCAGAGAAGAGGACTGCGCCGACTCAGATATCATCGTGATCACCGCAGGTGCTCCGCGGCACGAAGGGCAGGACCGTATCGATCTCGCCCTCGCAAATGCCAGGATCATCAGACCTATCGCGGAGTCGGTCGGACGCCACGCCCCGAACGCTATCGTCATGATGGTTACGAACCCGGTCGACGTGATGACCGCGGTCGCCCTCCGATACTCGGGGATGGAGCCAAAACAGGTCTTCGGCCTGGGTACCCATCTCGACTCGATGCGACTCAAGGCGCTCATCGCCGATTACTTCCATGTCCATGTGAGCGAGGTCCACACCAGGATCATCGGCGAACATGGGGAGAGCATGGTCCCGCTCTGGTCGGCAACGACGATCGGCGGCATCAGGATCTCGAACCTGCCGGCATTTTCGGGCCTGCCGATGGACGAGATGATGCAGCGGGTCAAGAGCAGCGGGAGTTTTATTATCAAGAACAACGGGGCTACTATTTACGGCCCTGGCGACGCAATCGCCACCCTCGTCGAGACGATTCTGGGCAACGAGAACCGGATCCTCACGGTCTCCAGTTACATCAAGAGCGAAGTCCACAATGTCGGCGACGCCTGTATCGGGGTGCCGGCGCGGGTCAACCGCAGGGGTGTCTTTCCGGTACCGATCCGGATCGAGGAGAGCGAACTCGATGCCTTCCGCAGTTCTGTCGGAAAGATCCGGGCAATCACCGGAGAAATTCTGGAAAAATTGGAATAA
- a CDS encoding elongation factor 1-beta, with protein sequence MGKVAVILKLMPESAEIPIEALKEAVRAAAPGVDDIQEEPIGFGLSALKVAAVIEDEEGATDALESELAGVEGIASAEITDVNRMI encoded by the coding sequence ATGGGAAAAGTGGCAGTCATTCTGAAACTGATGCCCGAATCAGCCGAAATTCCGATCGAGGCGTTGAAAGAAGCGGTCAGGGCTGCAGCACCGGGCGTTGACGACATTCAGGAGGAGCCGATCGGTTTTGGTCTCTCGGCACTGAAGGTCGCCGCGGTCATCGAGGACGAAGAAGGTGCGACTGACGCGCTTGAGTCCGAGCTCGCCGGTGTCGAAGGCATCGCGAGCGCCGAGATCACCGATGTCAACCGGATGATCTAA
- a CDS encoding zinc finger domain-containing protein, with the protein MAMEKCTSCNAPLAEGGATKFACPKCGNEIRRCPQCREQSIGYTCTKCGFQGP; encoded by the coding sequence ATGGCTATGGAGAAATGCACCTCATGTAATGCCCCGCTCGCGGAAGGCGGAGCAACCAAGTTTGCGTGTCCGAAATGTGGGAATGAGATCAGGCGCTGCCCGCAGTGCAGGGAACAGAGCATCGGATACACCTGTACCAAGTGCGGGTTCCAGGGGCCGTGA
- a CDS encoding amino acid kinase family protein, producing the protein METAVVVKIGGSLMDRAGAVVDEIIDAGRPALIVPGGGGFADAVRALDPPSTPAHWMAISAMEAYGWYLSSFGLHPTGDLVVPDRPSVLLPYTLMRARDPLPHSWEITSDTIAAWVAGELGIPLVMVKSVDGLTKDGTFVSEVFEPYACEEVDLSLLSYLFEHHIWAKIVNGRSAGRLAALLREERVVCTRVHPSI; encoded by the coding sequence ATGGAAACGGCGGTCGTCGTCAAGATCGGAGGGAGCCTGATGGACCGTGCCGGCGCGGTCGTCGACGAGATCATCGACGCAGGCCGGCCTGCCCTGATCGTTCCCGGGGGTGGAGGGTTCGCCGACGCCGTCCGCGCCCTCGATCCCCCATCCACCCCGGCCCACTGGATGGCCATCTCAGCGATGGAGGCCTATGGGTGGTACCTCTCTTCATTCGGGCTGCACCCGACCGGAGACCTGGTAGTCCCTGACCGTCCTTCAGTTCTTCTTCCGTACACCCTCATGCGAGCCCGCGACCCTCTCCCCCACTCCTGGGAGATCACCTCCGACACCATCGCCGCCTGGGTCGCCGGCGAACTCGGAATCCCTCTTGTAATGGTTAAATCGGTTGATGGGCTTACGAAAGACGGCACATTTGTCTCGGAAGTTTTTGAGCCCTATGCCTGTGAGGAGGTCGACCTTTCCCTCCTTTCGTATCTCTTTGAGCATCATATCTGGGCTAAAATAGTCAACGGGCGTTCAGCAGGCCGCCTTGCTGCGCTCCTCAGAGAAGAGCGGGTGGTCTGCACCCGCGTCCATCCAAGCATTTAA
- a CDS encoding phospholipase D-like domain-containing protein, giving the protein MLRRAPLCLLIALTLLAAPVAAVQIVEFCPDPYRAGEPDEYFVLEAEGSLDGVAVTDGEGTLKFPPNSMATGQVTVAREATGFLRTHGRLPDYEILDTDPTVSGVLGGGRFRLANKEDSIALLIDGATVQEVEWPEDVEAREGQVHFLEGGVWDPHPRLLGQSRFFPETFENATVTLFVSPDCSYEVFESALGTAKKRVEVNVYEFTHPGIAAMLAEAGDRGVEVSVLLEGGPVGGISPEEEAVAATLTAHGAEVRMMTSTPEAHAKYRFDHAKYFVVDNESVLITSENFKPSGIPEPGMRGNRGWGAWVEDTRVARYFATVYRWDTRGGDIAAAPTGGRPGEDGGYEEYDPAFSPLTVRGARVTPILAPETSSMVVNLIAEADEQVLIEQASIRNSTAGGPNRFLAAAIDAARRGVEVRVLLDAAWFNVEGAKDNDEMVTWINEVARTEKLPLEARCIDLDAAGLVKVHTKGVIVDNSSVLISSINWNDNSADFNREAGVIIEHPEAAGYFVAAFEADWEAGGQTLNETYDSRLIWAAGIVFVFFILYLLRRKRR; this is encoded by the coding sequence ATGCTGCGGCGCGCCCCCCTCTGCCTGCTCATCGCCTTAACACTCCTCGCCGCGCCGGTGGCGGCTGTCCAGATCGTCGAGTTCTGTCCCGACCCCTACCGCGCCGGAGAGCCGGACGAGTATTTTGTCCTTGAAGCGGAGGGAAGTCTCGATGGTGTCGCCGTCACCGACGGCGAAGGGACGCTCAAGTTTCCGCCGAACTCAATGGCTACAGGCCAGGTGACAGTAGCCAGAGAGGCGACCGGATTCCTCCGGACCCATGGCCGTCTCCCCGACTATGAGATCCTGGACACCGACCCCACCGTCTCCGGGGTGCTCGGGGGGGGGCGGTTCAGGCTGGCCAACAAAGAGGACAGCATCGCTCTTCTCATTGACGGGGCCACCGTCCAGGAGGTCGAATGGCCCGAGGATGTCGAGGCCAGGGAAGGGCAGGTCCACTTCCTCGAGGGTGGCGTCTGGGATCCCCACCCCCGACTCCTGGGCCAGTCGCGCTTTTTTCCCGAGACCTTCGAGAACGCCACCGTCACCCTCTTCGTCTCCCCTGATTGCTCGTACGAGGTCTTTGAGAGTGCTCTCGGTACGGCGAAGAAAAGGGTCGAGGTCAATGTCTATGAGTTCACCCATCCCGGGATCGCAGCGATGCTTGCAGAGGCCGGAGACCGGGGTGTCGAGGTCTCGGTCCTTCTGGAGGGTGGGCCGGTCGGTGGGATCTCCCCCGAGGAAGAGGCGGTCGCGGCGACACTCACCGCCCACGGGGCCGAGGTCAGGATGATGACCTCGACCCCTGAGGCCCATGCGAAGTACCGTTTCGACCATGCCAAGTACTTCGTCGTCGACAACGAGAGTGTCCTGATCACCTCGGAGAATTTCAAACCAAGTGGGATCCCTGAACCCGGTATGAGAGGAAACCGGGGTTGGGGCGCGTGGGTGGAGGACACGAGGGTCGCGAGATATTTTGCGACCGTCTACAGGTGGGACACCAGAGGCGGCGACATTGCCGCCGCGCCCACCGGCGGGAGGCCCGGAGAGGACGGCGGTTATGAAGAGTATGACCCGGCCTTCTCCCCTCTGACCGTCAGGGGGGCGCGGGTGACACCGATCCTCGCCCCGGAAACAAGTTCTATGGTCGTCAATCTCATTGCCGAAGCAGATGAACAGGTTCTCATCGAGCAGGCATCCATCAGAAACAGCACTGCGGGTGGACCAAACCGGTTCCTGGCCGCGGCGATCGATGCCGCCAGGCGGGGGGTCGAGGTGCGGGTGCTCCTTGACGCTGCCTGGTTCAATGTCGAGGGCGCAAAGGACAACGATGAGATGGTGACCTGGATCAACGAGGTCGCCAGGACAGAGAAACTCCCACTTGAGGCGAGGTGCATCGACCTGGACGCCGCCGGACTTGTCAAGGTCCACACCAAGGGCGTGATCGTCGACAACAGCAGCGTGCTCATCTCAAGTATCAACTGGAACGACAACTCGGCAGATTTCAACCGGGAGGCCGGCGTCATCATCGAACATCCGGAGGCCGCTGGATATTTTGTCGCTGCCTTCGAAGCCGACTGGGAGGCAGGGGGACAAACTCTGAATGAGACCTACGATAGCAGACTCATATGGGCAGCCGGTATCGTCTTCGTCTTCTTTATCCTCTACCTGTTGAGGAGGAAAAGGCGTTAA
- a CDS encoding winged helix-turn-helix domain-containing protein has translation MHQTSLPPSSRKVLLILEDGGAMTHKDLVRNSSLAPRTVRYALKRLKENNLIIEKFNFKDARQIIYECRPQEVAEAI, from the coding sequence ATGCACCAAACCTCCCTCCCTCCCTCCTCGAGGAAGGTACTTCTGATCCTTGAGGACGGTGGTGCGATGACGCACAAAGATCTCGTCAGGAACTCGAGTCTTGCTCCGCGGACGGTCAGATATGCCCTGAAGAGGCTGAAGGAGAACAATCTCATCATCGAGAAGTTCAACTTCAAGGACGCACGCCAGATCATCTACGAGTGCAGGCCTCAGGAAGTTGCTGAGGCGATCTGA
- a CDS encoding single stranded DNA-binding domain-containing protein gives MLDLPEKRALIILIGISTLLLLVHAGLDHVGSAAFATPWSPDVEDGTFVLLRGEVGNVRALSGGHLLAEVNGTRVFLPAGVAARVEVKEGTFVQVAGTVQTYQGKKEVVVRSASDLTLI, from the coding sequence ATGCTTGATCTCCCCGAAAAACGCGCCCTCATCATCCTGATCGGAATATCGACCCTTCTTCTTCTTGTTCATGCGGGTCTCGATCATGTGGGGAGCGCGGCCTTTGCCACGCCCTGGAGCCCTGATGTAGAGGACGGCACCTTCGTCCTCCTCCGCGGCGAGGTGGGAAATGTGCGCGCCCTGAGTGGCGGTCACCTCCTCGCAGAGGTGAACGGGACACGGGTTTTCCTGCCTGCCGGAGTCGCGGCCAGGGTGGAGGTCAAAGAAGGAACTTTTGTGCAGGTCGCGGGAACAGTCCAGACCTATCAGGGGAAAAAAGAAGTGGTGGTCAGGTCGGCCTCTGACCTCACCCTCATTTGA
- a CDS encoding SLC13 family permease, which yields MKKTVGRVLGVLVFLALVFAPIDQTVLPTSARYVAAVTLLMIIWWITEAVPLEATALLPVVLFPALGVLTPTEATAPYADKVIFLFMGGFIIAMSMQRWGLHRRIALNIIKVVGTSPRRLILGFMIATAFLSMWISNTATAMMMIPIAIAIITTIIPNASTLLKDMTPQQRDFSEAIVISIAYAANIGGIATLIGTPPNGIFAAQMKALFPAAPAIDFFSWMKFGVPLVMIFIPLTWFWLTYGSYRHLPTKVAHAEDIIDHQMEDLGRMSRGERWTLMVFVLTALAWIFAKTKYLGDFTIPGLDMIFPGIHDSTIAIAGALLLFLLPVDRKKGIYTMDWEWAVKIPWGILILFGGGICLSVAFIKSGLANVIVEQLAMFGGLPIVLLVLIVGIAVSLLTEVTSNTAMASLMMPIMAVTSVSMGIHPYMLMLTVAVCTSMAFMLPVATPPNAVAYASGYIDMKDLMRSGWVLNFIGVGLWTFFIFTVVMWALGFTPALPDWATMPIK from the coding sequence ATGAAAAAAACGGTAGGGAGAGTCCTTGGGGTGCTTGTGTTTTTGGCACTCGTTTTTGCCCCCATCGACCAGACCGTGCTCCCGACGTCGGCGAGATATGTCGCCGCCGTCACGCTTCTGATGATCATCTGGTGGATCACCGAAGCCGTTCCCCTTGAGGCAACCGCCCTCCTACCTGTGGTGCTCTTCCCTGCCCTCGGTGTCCTGACACCGACGGAGGCGACGGCACCCTATGCCGACAAAGTTATCTTCCTCTTTATGGGCGGCTTCATCATCGCCATGTCGATGCAGCGATGGGGTCTCCACCGCAGAATCGCCCTCAACATCATAAAAGTGGTTGGAACGAGTCCGAGACGACTGATCCTCGGGTTCATGATTGCGACCGCCTTCCTCTCGATGTGGATATCCAACACCGCTACGGCGATGATGATGATCCCGATCGCGATCGCGATCATCACCACCATCATCCCCAATGCCAGCACCCTTCTCAAAGACATGACCCCGCAGCAGCGGGATTTCTCTGAGGCTATCGTTATTTCCATCGCCTATGCGGCGAACATCGGCGGGATCGCCACCCTCATCGGCACCCCGCCCAACGGGATCTTCGCCGCCCAGATGAAGGCACTCTTCCCGGCTGCCCCGGCGATCGACTTCTTCTCGTGGATGAAGTTTGGCGTCCCGCTGGTCATGATCTTCATCCCGCTCACCTGGTTCTGGCTCACCTATGGCTCATACCGCCACCTTCCCACAAAAGTAGCCCATGCCGAGGATATCATCGACCACCAGATGGAGGACCTCGGCCGTATGAGCCGCGGCGAGCGGTGGACCCTGATGGTCTTTGTCCTCACGGCCCTTGCCTGGATCTTTGCGAAGACCAAGTACCTCGGCGACTTCACGATCCCGGGTCTGGACATGATCTTCCCGGGCATCCACGACTCGACTATAGCGATTGCCGGCGCCCTCCTCCTCTTCCTCCTCCCGGTGGACCGCAAGAAGGGAATCTACACGATGGACTGGGAATGGGCGGTGAAGATCCCCTGGGGGATTCTTATCCTCTTCGGCGGCGGGATCTGTCTCTCGGTCGCCTTCATCAAGAGCGGACTTGCGAACGTGATCGTCGAACAACTCGCCATGTTCGGTGGACTGCCCATTGTCCTGCTTGTCCTGATCGTCGGGATCGCTGTCTCGCTCCTCACCGAGGTGACCTCCAACACGGCGATGGCCTCCCTGATGATGCCGATCATGGCGGTCACCTCGGTCTCGATGGGGATCCACCCCTACATGTTGATGCTCACCGTGGCCGTCTGTACCTCGATGGCCTTCATGCTCCCGGTTGCCACACCGCCGAACGCCGTCGCCTATGCCTCGGGGTACATCGACATGAAGGACCTGATGCGCTCGGGCTGGGTGCTCAACTTCATCGGGGTCGGACTCTGGACCTTCTTCATCTTCACCGTCGTGATGTGGGCCCTCGGCTTCACCCCGGCCCTCCCCGACTGGGCGACGATGCCGATCAAATGA